Proteins from a single region of Acidovorax sp. NCPPB 3576:
- a CDS encoding polyhydroxyalkanoate depolymerase, which produces MLYNIYETQRSLMEPFADFAQTASKLYSNPVSPFSQTVFAQRMSAGYDLLYRLGKDYEKPVFGIHTVSVKGTDVAIHERVEIDKPFCELRRFKRFSDDPATLTHIKQQPAVLIVAPLSGHYATLLRDTVRTMLQGHKVYITDWKNARLVPLADGAFHLDDYVNYVQEFIRHLQSRYGNCHVVSVCQPTVPVLAAVSLMASRGETTPLSMTMMGGPIDARKSPTAVNNLATNRSYEWFENNVIYRVPDSFPGAGRRVYPGFLQHTGFVAMNPDRHATSHYDYFKDLIKGDDASAEAHRKFYDEYNAVLDMDADYYLETIKTVFQDYSLVHGTWDVRAPEGQPERVRPQDIHTTALLTVEGELDDISGSGQTEAAHSLCTGIAEKNRSHYEVKGAGHYGIFSGRRWRDLVYPQVRDFILAHEPAHAAEAVATTLPSDDAPRRRTGAAAAVQAETAGLKAAATAASAPRSKRAPRKA; this is translated from the coding sequence ATGCTTTACAACATCTACGAAACCCAGCGTTCGCTCATGGAGCCGTTCGCGGACTTTGCCCAGACCGCCTCCAAGCTCTACAGCAACCCCGTGTCGCCCTTCAGCCAGACGGTATTCGCCCAACGCATGTCCGCGGGCTACGACCTGCTGTACCGCCTGGGCAAGGACTACGAGAAGCCGGTGTTCGGCATCCACACCGTCAGCGTGAAGGGCACCGATGTCGCCATCCACGAGCGCGTGGAGATCGACAAGCCTTTTTGCGAACTGCGCCGCTTCAAGCGCTTCTCGGACGACCCTGCCACGCTCACGCACATCAAGCAGCAGCCTGCCGTACTGATCGTGGCGCCGCTGTCCGGCCACTACGCCACGCTGCTGCGCGACACCGTGCGCACCATGCTGCAGGGCCACAAGGTGTACATCACCGACTGGAAGAATGCCCGCCTCGTGCCGCTGGCCGACGGTGCCTTCCATCTGGATGACTATGTGAACTACGTGCAGGAGTTCATCCGCCACCTGCAGTCGCGCTACGGCAACTGCCACGTGGTGAGCGTGTGTCAGCCCACGGTACCGGTGCTGGCTGCCGTGTCGCTCATGGCCAGCCGCGGCGAGACCACGCCGCTGTCCATGACCATGATGGGCGGCCCCATCGACGCGCGCAAATCCCCCACGGCGGTGAACAACCTGGCCACGAACCGCAGCTACGAATGGTTCGAGAACAACGTGATCTACCGCGTGCCCGACAGCTTCCCCGGCGCGGGCAGGCGCGTGTACCCCGGTTTCCTGCAGCACACGGGCTTCGTGGCGATGAACCCCGACCGCCACGCCACCAGCCACTACGACTACTTCAAGGACCTCATCAAGGGCGACGATGCCAGCGCCGAGGCCCACCGCAAGTTCTACGACGAATACAACGCCGTGCTGGACATGGATGCGGACTACTACCTCGAGACCATCAAGACCGTCTTCCAGGACTACAGCCTCGTGCATGGCACCTGGGATGTTCGCGCCCCCGAGGGGCAGCCCGAGCGCGTGCGCCCGCAGGACATCCACACCACCGCCCTGCTCACCGTCGAAGGTGAACTGGACGACATCTCGGGCTCCGGCCAGACCGAGGCCGCGCACAGCCTGTGCACCGGCATCGCCGAGAAGAACCGCAGCCACTATGAAGTGAAGGGCGCAGGCCACTACGGCATCTTCAGCGGCCGTCGCTGGCGCGATCTCGTGTATCCCCAGGTGCGGGACTTCATCCTGGCCCATGAGCCTGCGCATGCCGCAGAGGCGGTCGCGACGACGCTGCCCAGCGACGACGCACCGCGCCGCCGCACCGGCGCTGCCGCGGCAGTGCAGGCGGAAACCGCCGGGTTGAAGGCCGCGGCCACAGCCGCCAGCGCGCCGCGCAGCAAGCGCGCGCCCCGCAAGGCTTGA
- the rsxB gene encoding electron transport complex subunit RsxB, with protein sequence MTPAADAVRALAARIDAALPQTQCTRCGYPDCAAYALAVATAEAGINQCPPGGAQGVERLAALTQRPVLPLSADHGTEGPRAVAFIDEAWCIGCTLCLKACPTDAILGANKQMHTVIEDHCTGCELCIPVCPVDCIVLENASGSATGWEAWSPAQAGHARDRYVARTQRLAREAQVAEVAPPALLPAGACAEASSAVSSASPGDAKQAAIAAAMARARARRSTGPAG encoded by the coding sequence TTGACCCCCGCCGCGGATGCCGTCCGCGCGCTCGCGGCGCGCATCGACGCGGCGCTCCCGCAGACGCAGTGCACCCGCTGCGGCTACCCCGATTGCGCAGCCTATGCCTTGGCGGTGGCCACCGCCGAGGCCGGCATCAACCAATGCCCCCCCGGCGGCGCGCAAGGCGTGGAACGTCTGGCCGCCCTGACGCAGCGGCCCGTGCTGCCGCTGTCGGCCGACCATGGAACCGAGGGGCCGCGCGCCGTAGCGTTCATCGACGAGGCCTGGTGCATCGGCTGCACGCTGTGCCTCAAGGCCTGCCCGACCGACGCCATCCTGGGCGCCAACAAACAGATGCACACGGTGATCGAGGACCACTGCACGGGTTGCGAACTGTGCATTCCGGTGTGCCCGGTCGATTGCATCGTGCTTGAAAACGCGAGTGGCAGCGCGACCGGCTGGGAGGCTTGGTCCCCGGCGCAAGCGGGGCATGCGCGTGACCGCTACGTGGCCCGCACTCAGCGGCTGGCTCGCGAAGCCCAGGTGGCGGAGGTTGCACCGCCTGCGCTGCTCCCCGCAGGGGCCTGCGCCGAGGCAAGCTCGGCGGTGTCTTCTGCATCGCCCGGCGATGCCAAGCAGGCCGCCATCGCCGCGGCCATGGCGCGCGCCCGCGCCAGGCGTTCCACCGGCCCTGCGGGCTGA
- a CDS encoding methyl-accepting chemotaxis protein, protein MGSFSPMGPGVRLMRRLALPAKMALLSVSALASLLAVALATDGRWWWFAAGSVLVAYLAAAMHRGMADDLAVLAHAMDSAARGDLGARPRIAGRDEMARLGGLLERMVLMLSSMVADIRSNAALVAHAGESLASDNRALAERTEQQAANLEQTAASVEELSSAVQQNAETARSADQQAAQVRTSVDAGAQAMGRAVQSVEAIQQGASRMAEITAVIDGIAFQTNILALNAAVEAARAGEQGRGFAVVASEVRSLAGRSGAAAREIRDLISDSVRQVETSAQLIRAAGSGIAEMAGGVRSVAANVSEISASSAEQSTGLSEISAAVQQLDQITQRNAQMVGQAVHQAEALEHRASTLSRAVMSFRLQQGTADEAKALVERAAALARTAPQASLLRTLTDAAQPFHDRDMYVFALRSDGTYLAFGGNPAKVGSRVQDIPGIDGAALMASIAGQAEQGPGWVEYDITNPATGRVQTKMSFVCKAGDIYLGCGVYKSLIASA, encoded by the coding sequence ATGGGTTCATTTTCGCCAATGGGGCCGGGGGTGCGGCTGATGCGCCGCTTGGCTCTGCCCGCCAAGATGGCGCTGCTGTCCGTGAGCGCGCTGGCCTCCCTGCTGGCCGTGGCGCTGGCAACGGACGGGCGGTGGTGGTGGTTCGCCGCCGGAAGCGTGCTGGTGGCCTACCTGGCGGCTGCGATGCACCGTGGCATGGCGGACGACCTGGCGGTGCTGGCCCATGCCATGGACAGCGCGGCCCGCGGCGACCTGGGTGCGCGGCCGCGCATCGCGGGGCGGGACGAGATGGCCCGCCTGGGCGGCCTGCTGGAGCGCATGGTGCTCATGCTGTCCTCGATGGTGGCCGACATCCGCAGCAATGCCGCACTGGTGGCCCATGCCGGCGAAAGCCTGGCCTCCGACAACCGGGCCCTGGCCGAGCGCACCGAGCAGCAGGCGGCCAATCTGGAGCAGACCGCGGCCAGCGTCGAAGAGCTTTCGTCCGCCGTGCAGCAGAACGCCGAAACCGCCCGGTCGGCAGACCAGCAAGCTGCCCAGGTGCGCACGTCGGTCGATGCCGGCGCGCAGGCCATGGGCCGGGCGGTGCAGTCGGTCGAGGCCATCCAGCAGGGGGCCAGCCGCATGGCGGAGATCACCGCGGTGATCGACGGCATCGCCTTCCAGACCAACATCCTGGCGCTGAACGCAGCGGTGGAGGCAGCGCGCGCGGGCGAGCAGGGCCGGGGGTTCGCCGTGGTGGCGTCCGAGGTGCGCTCCCTGGCCGGCCGCTCGGGCGCGGCGGCGCGGGAGATCCGTGACCTCATCAGCGATTCGGTGCGGCAGGTGGAAACCAGCGCGCAGCTGATCCGCGCGGCGGGCTCGGGCATCGCCGAGATGGCGGGGGGCGTGCGCAGCGTGGCGGCCAACGTGAGCGAAATCTCGGCCTCCAGCGCCGAGCAGAGCACCGGCCTGAGCGAAATCAGCGCCGCCGTGCAGCAGCTCGACCAGATCACCCAGCGCAATGCCCAGATGGTGGGGCAGGCCGTGCACCAGGCCGAGGCGCTGGAACACCGCGCCTCCACCCTTTCGCGCGCGGTGATGTCGTTCCGCCTGCAGCAAGGCACGGCGGACGAGGCCAAGGCCCTGGTGGAGCGGGCCGCCGCCCTGGCGCGCACGGCACCGCAGGCCAGCCTGCTGCGAACGCTGACGGACGCGGCCCAGCCCTTCCATGACCGCGACATGTATGTGTTCGCGCTGCGCTCGGACGGCACCTACCTGGCCTTCGGCGGCAACCCGGCCAAGGTCGGGTCCCGGGTGCAGGACATTCCCGGCATCGACGGCGCCGCGCTGATGGCGTCCATCGCGGGTCAGGCCGAGCAGGGGCCGGGCTGGGTGGAGTACGACATCACCAATCCCGCCACCGGCCGGGTGCAGACCAAGATGTCTTTCGTGTGCAAAGCCGGGGACATCTACCTGGGCTGCGGCGTTTACAAGTCGCTCATCGCGTCGGCCTGA